The genome window CTAAATGTTGTATAATCACACCTGTGATGACATccacacacacctacctgagaGACGCCAGTATGTCGGCCCTGTCCATGTTGTCCATGGTCTCCTTCAGAgcctcacacccctcctcccccaaACAGTTACCTGGACAAAAAAAACAGGTAATATATtataaacaaaacacacaaaatggATTTGTCATTAACACTTAGATCTATATTTCATGGCCATTCAGACTGATTGAAGTAGTGCGTGGTGAATAATACCATTGAGATCCAGTTTTTCCATATGGGGTTTGTCTTGTACAGCCTGAGCCAACACCAGTGCTGCAGCTTCCGTGATCTCCCCAAAGGACAGATTCAGCTCCTGAACACAGGAATGAACACAATCAGACAAGAATGGGtaatccacccacacacacacacctctactgacctTAAGAGTGGGAAGTCCCTCTCtcaggacagcagagagagcgaTGGCCCCTTCAGAACGCACCAGGCAGTCCCCAAAGTTGATCACCTGCACAGTCCTCAGGTGCCTCAGAgcctggggacagagaggggaaaagatCATTATAAATGAAGAGAACTCGTAAAATAAAACCTTGTTAATACACTAATATGTATATGAGGTCCCCAATCAGCTAAATAACTATTTTGTCCGGCTTAGCACCAAGATATAGCGCATGTTTGACTACAGCAGAGCACTAGGCAGACCATTTGGCAGTGATACCTGAGCCATAGCCAACGCCCCTCTCTTGGTGAAGGTGTTGTCGTTGAGGTTGAGGATGCGCAGCTGGGGGTTGTGCTGCAAGGCAGTGGCCAGAGCAGTCACCCCAGCATGGTTGATCCCATTCTGGGGCATGTGCACCTCCTCTAGGCTTCCCATCAGCTgataagagagaggagggagatggagaaagagcgCAAGAGAAATTAGGGGGAGGGAGAGTGCACAAAAGAGACgagggggagaaaaaaaagcAAGATATTAGGCCAAGCTGCATCTACCAAGCTCAGTGTGTGATCAAGAGACATGTCTTTATTACAGAGAATAATGATATGGGGATAGATCCTCATCATAAAGTTGCAatttgtgtctgtttgtctgtaccTGAAATGCCAGGGCAAGGGCTGTGGCTCCTTCGTTCTCCAAGCGGTTTCTGCCTGCGATGAACACTTTCAGTTTCAGTGGGGCACCGAGAGCACTGGACTGTTCATGACACTCAGTCAACGCTGCCGCCAGGatctaacaaacaaaacactggtTACTTTGTGGCACATCCTAACAGTAGACCAGAAAAGCAAATGATGGAGAAGAGTCATTGATGGCCTATGCTCCTAAGTCAGTAAGTACTAGCAGTCACACAATTGGTGTTTCCAAACTCTCACCTTGCCCCCTCCGATGCCCATGCCACAGTTGTTGAGTCTCAGCTCCTGTAGAGAGTGACACACAGAGCTCTTCAGTAGAGTCTCAATGCCCTTCACCCCATCTGGCCCAAAGGCGTTATCACTCAGGTCAAGCTCTCGCAGTCTGGCCCCTGCTGTCATCAACGCACTGCCTAGGGACCTCTGAGGATGAAGAGAGACATGAAGAGCTACAGACTTGTggaacatacagtggcaagaaaaagtatgtgaaccctttggaatgatctggatttctgcataaatgtcATAAAATTTGAGTTTGTTATTCACAAGAAGccttgcctgatgtgaaccatgcctccaaCAAAAGATCTCAGAAAACCCAATATTAAGAATTGttaacttgcataaagctggaaagggtcaCAAAAGTATCTCtcgatgttcatcagtccacggtaagacattgcactgtgaatgtttacacagtgtgttcaataagacatgaaaacgtatagttgtttgtgtgttagtttaagcagactgtgtttgtctattgttgtgacttagatgaagatctgatcaaattttatgaccaatttatgcaaagTCCAGATAATTCCAATGGGTTCACAtaatttttcttgccactgtatatcagTATATGTATAAAATCAGATGAAGCACAAGGGGAGGTTGTTAGTGTTGACTTACCAGGGCAGTTGGAATTTCCGAGCGCAAGCGACCCGTGAACATATCACTCCAGTGGCAACTCTAAAAAATAAACAGTTAAAGCAAGATGTAAAGAAATACACTCAACAGTAAAATTCTGACACCCTCCTAAGGATCATGGGGTGAATGTGTGGCTTCACTACTTTCAGCAGTTGGCCCAAGTCAgtttgctctgctctgctctgctctgctcagccagccagcctgccagccagccagctgatcTCAAGGCTCTCTCAGCCCAGTACCTGAAGTTGGTCTTTGCACTCCAAGGCTTTGGCGATAGCCTGCGCTGCCTCCACTCCCACTGTGTTTCCCTCCAACCGCAGGGCCCGGAGTCCCTGGTACTCCTCTATTTCCCGCACCAACTCCTTCACTGCAGAGACAACCAGATTCACCAACAGATGACAGAAGACTATTATCAAAGCTGTTAACCGTGTTGGCATTGTTAGAGAACAATGCCATATTGAAGTCTCCTGTTGTTGACCAGTTTGCAATCAGTGCACTCACCAGACTCTGTGTTGTCCAGCTTCAGTCCCTGGCCCTTGTAGCTCAACTCTCCATATCCTACATGGGTCTTGGACAGCGCTTCGGCCAGCAGGGAAATGTCATCGGAAGCCATGGTGGTCTGTGGTGTTCTATGAAAGCAAgaacagagatgtattggcttGCAAAGTACTGATGATTAACAATTTACTGACACTGAGTACCAGGCATTACCAATGGCTATTATTACTGTGCTCATATGAATCAACTACTCAGCCAGGTAACATGAGGTTTGAGTtgcatagctagctaacaaacattgCGGGAAAAGAGAACGCAGTAACGTAGCATTCTGTTTGTTAGTGTGACAAGCTGCTAACTATAGTTAACGTCGGTGTGCTAGCAGCCGGCTAGCTATTCAAAATAGAAGTACTCGTTCCATTACACGAGTTAGCATAAAGAAGGTTCAGTTTTTCAGCTCTTACAACAGCAAATATACACAAAAACAACATATTTAATAGTTGACAAACATGTTACAGTACCGTAACGGATGATATATTATGATTGTCGCGTTGCCTCCTTCCGCGCGCTTGTTGCTACAATGCGTGACGTCAATGTTTTTTCTTCTGTCAATTTTTGGTGCACAGACCCACTAACTAGATAGCTCTTTGCCGCTACTTTGTGGAGTGGAGTTGCAACCTGTTTGCAATACAAGATTGGAGGGCAAAAGAGCGCCTGAAAACAACCTTTCGAGAAGAGGATCAAGTATACTCACGGTAAAAatcagca of Salmo salar chromosome ssa01, Ssal_v3.1, whole genome shotgun sequence contains these proteins:
- the LOC106609338 gene encoding ran GTPase-activating protein 1; this translates as MASDDISLLAEALSKTHVGYGELSYKGQGLKLDNTESVKELVREIEEYQGLRALRLEGNTVGVEAAQAIAKALECKDQLQSCHWSDMFTGRLRSEIPTALRSLGSALMTAGARLRELDLSDNAFGPDGVKGIETLLKSSVCHSLQELRLNNCGMGIGGGKILAAALTECHEQSSALGAPLKLKVFIAGRNRLENEGATALALAFQLMGSLEEVHMPQNGINHAGVTALATALQHNPQLRILNLNDNTFTKRGALAMAQALRHLRTVQVINFGDCLVRSEGAIALSAVLREGLPTLKELNLSFGEITEAAALVLAQAVQDKPHMEKLDLNGNCLGEEGCEALKETMDNMDRADILASLSDDEGEPDEEEEEEEEDEENGKEMKENGVKDKRDSPVKPEPTCHPEILSFLSSPTAETLLKLGDNRTGLIQQHVDVSDSDKVADAFLRISSLYSDDHEVKKAVLETIDTLLKKAFSGSSLQTYSFLSTLLVMLGLLKGEGKVKKVQVLPGHLLVLEHAVQQDYFPQDHASLLDTFVARHGKALKSCSHARDSLKSTLERRISPEC